The genomic region CGCGAAGTGACAGACCTATAGAAGCATGGGACAAGGAGCAAAGCGACACCGTCCCATGTATGCCATCAACCCCATTTTACTCTGAAGGAGTATTGATAGAATCGTACTTTCAGCACGAATGTTGTTCTCTGCTTACACCTACGACGGCGCTGCGCTTGTCGCAGTCTTATATATAGAGCTATGCTTGCAGCATGCTTTATAAAGTACTTTGAAGGGCATAAAAATGGTTTGAAATTTACGATGTCTTACATTTACGCTATGACCTACAGAACTTGTGAGACGATGCACTCGTCAGCTCCTTCCTGTCTGATTCACCATAATATTCAGGGTATTACTAAAGAGCTTGAAACTCCGCTTTTAGAAAGAGAGAATTTCTTTTTGACTTTTTTACCTTTTATAGTTGCCGTGACTTCATAATCTCCGAGAAAACCGCGAATTTTGAGTTTTCCATCGGAGTCCGTTGTACCAGTTACATTGGTCCACCATTCATTGAGCACGAGGTTTTTGTAGACTTCACCAGCTGGGAGTAATTCTCCTTTGGGCGTTATCAATCCCTTTTGTTTTTGCCACATAAACCCGTCGGTGAAGCCCCATAAAGTAATGCCCTTAATGTTTGGATGGCTGAAGAAAGTAGTTAGGTATTCGCCGAATTTACGACCATGCTCTTGACGGTCTTCACCACCAAGATCAAACTCTGTTATGCGAATGGGGAGATCCAGTTCGCTATACCAGTCAAGGTATGTATACATGACTTCAGGTGAAGGGCTATCTTCATTCAAATGCCCTTCAATGCCAATGCCGTCTATAAGATTTTGCTCCTTCATGGTTTTCATCATATTAAAAATATTTTTACGAAATCTGCTATTTTTGGTGCTACAGATCATGCCATTGTGATTGTAGTAGATTTGGGTATCAGGCGATTTTTCTTTGGAAATTTTATGCCATTGCGCAAGTGAATCCATTCCACCCATAGAATCAATCCAGTCCATGTGCCCGTACATTTCGTTGACCAGATCCCAGTCGCTATACCAGCCGTTCATGCGGCTTGCTGTTTCTTTTATATGATCAGATATCGCTTTGGGTGCA from Lentisphaera profundi harbors:
- a CDS encoding endo-1,4-beta-xylanase yields the protein MNKNFTTFVMCLCIFVSISNVIASETFSPLISGSNSGKVNQWKVEANKRIEKYRKADIVISIKDSDGQLLQGIDVQIKMIKHAFPFGTVVNSKNYLASTKFASIYRHNIKNFGFNAVTQTIFWNDFWDEDFKAQQKKANEFYKSEGFQVRGHTTIYPRWSNTPKEIKALSKVDAPKAISDHIKETASRMNGWYSDWDLVNEMYGHMDWIDSMGGMDSLAQWHKISKEKSPDTQIYYNHNGMICSTKNSRFRKNIFNMMKTMKEQNLIDGIGIEGHLNEDSPSPEVMYTYLDWYSELDLPIRITEFDLGGEDRQEHGRKFGEYLTTFFSHPNIKGITLWGFTDGFMWQKQKGLITPKGELLPAGEVYKNLVLNEWWTNVTGTTDSDGKLKIRGFLGDYEVTATIKGKKVKKKFSLSKSGVSSSLVIP